Proteins encoded within one genomic window of Alteribacter populi:
- the nhaC gene encoding Na+/H+ antiporter NhaC, with the protein MTKETDENVEMLSNVRRWEAVTVVGMILAIIGVSLIYLDAQPHVPIFLSIIFLVIFNMWKKQPWSLVEEGMVRGVKSGIIPIIIFILIGILIAVWMQSGTIPTLIFYSFQVISTEYFLPSVFVVTAVVGMAVGSSFTTASTIGIAFMTLGSVLGMDLAMTAGAVVSGALLGDKMSPLSDTTNLASSVCKVDLFEHIRHMMWTAIPAFFISLVLFFLIGRTQQTTETTEVNAWLITLNETTHVHWAALIPAVMMGILAIRKKPAIPTMLAGIVAGFIIAIIFDGQLALADWMVTIQDGFTISTGNEELDSLLNRGGIQSMMWAVSLLLLALSMGGVLSRLAIIENVIGAIRSLVNTRGKAVLSTVLSAIGINVSLGEQYMSVVLTGEAYGKHYEKLGLKGKHLSKTLESGGTVINPLIPYGVSGVFMASVLGVPVLSFLPFAFFCLLCPIITIIYGFTGVSMNDGGPNDAFVNKDVEEKKYA; encoded by the coding sequence ATGACTAAGGAGACGGATGAGAACGTGGAGATGTTATCGAATGTTCGACGTTGGGAGGCTGTGACGGTTGTTGGGATGATTTTAGCAATAATTGGGGTATCGTTAATTTATTTGGACGCACAGCCTCATGTCCCGATTTTCTTATCGATCATTTTCCTTGTGATATTTAATATGTGGAAAAAACAACCTTGGTCCCTTGTAGAGGAAGGGATGGTTCGAGGCGTTAAATCAGGTATTATACCAATTATTATTTTTATTCTTATCGGGATATTAATCGCTGTTTGGATGCAATCAGGAACGATTCCTACATTGATTTTCTACAGTTTCCAAGTGATTTCGACAGAATACTTTTTGCCAAGTGTATTTGTCGTAACAGCGGTTGTCGGTATGGCAGTTGGGAGTTCATTTACCACTGCATCTACAATCGGGATTGCGTTTATGACGCTCGGCAGTGTGTTAGGCATGGATCTTGCCATGACAGCCGGAGCAGTCGTATCTGGTGCGTTACTTGGCGATAAGATGAGTCCGCTATCGGATACGACAAATTTGGCATCATCCGTATGTAAAGTTGATTTATTTGAGCATATTCGTCATATGATGTGGACGGCGATTCCAGCCTTTTTCATTAGTTTGGTTCTATTTTTCTTAATTGGCCGTACCCAGCAAACGACGGAAACAACGGAAGTAAATGCATGGCTAATAACGTTAAATGAAACGACACATGTTCACTGGGCAGCCCTGATCCCGGCTGTTATGATGGGGATACTAGCGATTCGAAAAAAACCAGCAATTCCTACGATGCTAGCAGGAATTGTAGCAGGATTTATTATCGCAATAATTTTTGATGGGCAGCTTGCACTAGCAGATTGGATGGTAACAATCCAAGACGGCTTTACAATTTCAACGGGAAACGAAGAATTGGATAGCCTATTGAACCGCGGTGGGATTCAAAGCATGATGTGGGCAGTATCGCTATTACTCTTAGCCCTCAGTATGGGAGGGGTTCTTTCCCGTTTGGCGATTATCGAAAATGTCATTGGCGCAATCCGTTCTCTCGTTAATACGAGAGGAAAAGCCGTCTTGTCAACAGTTCTTTCAGCGATCGGCATTAACGTCAGCCTTGGCGAGCAATACATGAGTGTTGTGTTAACAGGTGAAGCCTATGGCAAGCACTACGAGAAGCTTGGGCTCAAAGGCAAGCATTTATCCAAAACGTTGGAATCTGGCGGAACAGTGATTAACCCTCTTATTCCATACGGTGTGAGTGGTGTATTTATGGCAAGTGTTCTTGGTGTTCCGGTCCTTTCCTTCTTGCCATTCGCATTTTTCTGTTTGCTTTGTCCAATCATCACAATTATTTATGGATTTACAGGGGTTAGCATGAATGATGGAGGGCCAAATGATGCATTTGTAAATAAAGACGTTGAAGAAAAGAAATATGCTTAA
- a CDS encoding YheC/YheD family protein — protein MDSTNEEKISIGVFVRRGVIKKFLQQTPIAKYAELHEANEVVKANLFFFSRDGLKGKAGKILGVFFNKRNAKWSMKQFSYPHVVYSRKSGGLAGKKNRQYRREFQIRKVIWWSSHRRYNKWDVFEKLANDPNIKRYLPITNKYKEISQLIPMFKKYSSVYLKSARGTGGGGVIRIRPEPGGGYEWSQHGSELITKKLLTLKELSQEIARFYRKREIIFQEGINLLSMGGRLVDFRGDLQKNGKNQLYYSYINARIGEEGSPIASRTTAERKVLFDEFIEQYMNGDWGNKEKLRRRVHHFLRTTYTTMEKYYGPLGELGIDFGIDHNWKIWLIECNKTPHRKNLKYLYPRDQRISVWVRALEYSKYLYQRQLKSKAVERDKVK, from the coding sequence ATGGATTCAACGAATGAAGAAAAGATTTCAATCGGAGTTTTCGTTAGGAGGGGAGTCATTAAGAAGTTTCTGCAACAAACCCCGATTGCCAAATATGCAGAATTACATGAAGCAAATGAAGTCGTAAAGGCAAATCTTTTTTTCTTTTCTAGAGATGGACTGAAGGGGAAGGCTGGAAAAATTCTCGGTGTTTTTTTCAATAAACGGAATGCCAAATGGAGTATGAAACAATTTTCATATCCTCATGTTGTTTACAGTAGAAAATCTGGGGGGTTAGCTGGGAAAAAAAACAGACAGTATCGTCGGGAGTTCCAGATAAGAAAAGTGATTTGGTGGAGTTCTCACCGACGGTACAACAAGTGGGATGTCTTCGAAAAACTAGCAAATGATCCAAATATCAAAAGATACCTTCCTATTACGAATAAGTATAAAGAAATATCACAGTTAATACCCATGTTTAAAAAGTACAGTTCTGTTTACTTAAAATCAGCACGTGGGACAGGGGGCGGAGGAGTCATAAGAATTCGTCCGGAACCTGGTGGGGGTTATGAGTGGAGTCAGCACGGTTCAGAATTAATTACGAAAAAATTGCTTACGTTAAAGGAATTATCTCAAGAAATAGCACGATTTTACCGAAAAAGAGAAATCATTTTTCAAGAGGGTATTAATCTTTTGTCAATGGGCGGAAGACTAGTTGACTTTCGGGGAGATCTTCAGAAGAATGGGAAGAATCAATTGTACTATAGTTATATCAATGCTCGCATTGGAGAAGAGGGCTCGCCTATCGCTTCCCGTACAACAGCGGAACGCAAGGTGTTATTTGATGAATTTATCGAGCAATACATGAATGGAGATTGGGGCAACAAAGAGAAATTAAGAAGAAGAGTGCATCATTTCTTGCGGACAACCTACACAACGATGGAAAAATATTATGGTCCTCTGGGAGAACTGGGCATTGACTTTGGAATTGATCATAATTGGAAGATTTGGCTTATCGAATGTAATAAAACACCTCATCGAAAGAATTTAAAGTATTTGTACCCGCGTGATCAACGAATTTCAGTGTGGGTAAGAGCATTGGAGTATTCGAAGTACCTCTACCAACGGCAATTGAAGAGTAAAGCTGTGGAACGTGATAAGGTAAAATAA
- a CDS encoding carbonic anhydrase: MELRDLKQKNINFQKKWLKDDPHFFEKMKEGQDPDFLVVACSDSRVCPTTITDMPPGHMFIHRNIANQVVESDESFEASLYYALVHLKVKYILIKGHTGCGGVQAAWDHNEEDGLKSWLAHVKNSLPTDRESRDWTPEKLSKFNVLHQVEKLKEHPVYQKYGEGVPIIGALFDLGSGELDVFDLDTLTNDSSALNEVKDRLSNNATREAR; this comes from the coding sequence ATGGAGTTAAGAGATTTGAAACAAAAAAATATTAATTTTCAAAAGAAATGGCTAAAAGATGATCCTCATTTTTTTGAAAAAATGAAGGAAGGACAGGACCCAGATTTTCTCGTAGTCGCATGTAGTGATTCACGTGTGTGTCCGACAACGATTACAGATATGCCACCAGGGCACATGTTTATTCATCGCAACATTGCAAATCAAGTCGTTGAAAGCGATGAGAGCTTCGAAGCAAGTCTTTATTATGCGCTTGTTCATTTGAAGGTAAAATATATCCTGATTAAAGGTCATACAGGCTGTGGTGGAGTACAAGCTGCTTGGGATCATAATGAAGAAGACGGATTGAAAAGTTGGCTTGCCCATGTGAAAAACAGTCTCCCAACCGACCGTGAAAGCCGCGATTGGACTCCTGAGAAGCTGTCTAAATTTAATGTTCTTCATCAAGTGGAAAAACTAAAAGAACATCCGGTTTATCAAAAGTATGGAGAAGGTGTTCCTATTATTGGTGCTTTGTTTGATTTAGGTAGCGGAGAGCTGGACGTGTTCGATCTTGATACGTTGACTAACGATTCCTCAGCATTGAACGAAGTAAAAGATCGTCTATCGAACAACGCCACACGTGAAGCTAGGTAG
- a CDS encoding YheC/YheD family protein — protein MTTKQYKPLIGAFITTKGIRRLNKQKASKKNRLLLRASRIAKVNLYYFCFRDIDMKTKTIEGTYYNEHLKKWKKASFPFPDLFYNRKRRGLENRKYHTLKRALLKSGTQFINTRDGFDKWDVHKRLSESSEIKEHIPATSLFSSKEKLKEMLNEEEGSVYLKGVNASLGNEIMRVEKTTSGTYTISTYVKQVFTKKVDNDSSLIKEIHRFFGPFLRHVIIQKRIDLFQVEGCLVDFRAEVQKKKNDSIVVSGVVARIGKPGSPITSKTSEDHYMTIEEFIKRYYSHDHNLKSQINGFLKKVYEAVEQEYGRFAELGIDIGLDQEGRLWLIECNGTSGKSAFCNAYDGRKRLRAFTRPLLYGKNVLKKARV, from the coding sequence GTGACTACAAAGCAATACAAACCATTGATTGGTGCATTCATTACTACAAAAGGGATTCGGCGGTTAAATAAACAAAAAGCGTCAAAGAAAAACCGATTGCTTCTTCGTGCTAGTAGAATAGCAAAAGTAAATTTATATTATTTTTGTTTTCGAGACATTGATATGAAGACAAAAACGATTGAAGGAACTTATTATAACGAGCACTTAAAAAAATGGAAAAAAGCTTCTTTTCCATTTCCGGACTTATTTTATAACCGAAAAAGAAGAGGATTAGAGAACAGGAAATACCATACTCTTAAACGTGCACTACTTAAAAGTGGAACACAGTTTATCAATACAAGAGACGGGTTTGATAAATGGGATGTGCATAAGAGATTAAGCGAAAGCAGTGAAATAAAGGAACACATTCCAGCTACGAGTCTCTTCTCTTCCAAAGAAAAGCTAAAAGAAATGCTGAATGAAGAGGAGGGCTCAGTCTATCTTAAGGGCGTAAATGCAAGCCTCGGAAATGAGATCATGAGAGTTGAGAAAACCACTTCAGGTACTTATACGATAAGTACGTATGTAAAGCAGGTTTTCACAAAAAAAGTAGATAATGACTCGTCTCTTATTAAAGAAATTCATCGTTTCTTTGGACCTTTTTTACGACATGTGATCATTCAAAAAAGAATTGACCTCTTTCAAGTAGAAGGGTGTCTTGTAGATTTTCGGGCAGAAGTTCAAAAGAAAAAGAATGACTCGATCGTTGTTTCCGGAGTTGTTGCAAGAATAGGGAAACCCGGATCCCCGATTACTTCAAAGACGAGCGAGGACCACTATATGACAATCGAAGAGTTTATTAAACGCTATTATTCTCATGATCATAACTTAAAATCCCAAATAAATGGTTTTCTTAAAAAAGTCTATGAAGCAGTAGAACAAGAATATGGTCGTTTTGCTGAGTTGGGGATCGATATCGGTCTAGATCAAGAAGGTCGGCTCTGGCTGATTGAATGTAATGGAACATCTGGAAAATCGGCCTTTTGCAACGCATATGACGGGAGAAAAAGACTTCGAGCCTTTACTCGACCACTGTTGTATGGAAAGAATGTATTGAAAAAAGCAAGGGTGTAA
- a CDS encoding class I SAM-dependent methyltransferase, with product MTGKRFNPEKADRLLDPKRKALIDAEWVAELLSLKADDPAADLGAGNGYFTLPLAKRTSNDVYAVDVEPEMLGLLGVRAQEAGYENIGLIESDLEEIPLPDQCITGLVAAFVMHEVPDRVRAFKEMKRLLKTSGKAIVIEWKKEQFEMGPPLSERLESDILIHDIEASGMTVNKVHNLDHVYVIEAK from the coding sequence ATGACTGGAAAACGATTTAATCCAGAAAAAGCAGATCGACTTCTCGACCCGAAACGAAAAGCGTTAATTGATGCAGAATGGGTCGCGGAGCTACTATCATTAAAAGCTGATGATCCAGCAGCAGATCTCGGAGCGGGAAATGGTTACTTTACCCTGCCATTGGCAAAACGAACCTCCAATGATGTTTATGCTGTCGATGTCGAGCCGGAAATGCTCGGACTCCTTGGCGTACGAGCTCAGGAGGCAGGCTATGAAAATATCGGATTGATTGAGTCCGACCTAGAGGAAATCCCACTTCCGGATCAATGTATAACGGGTTTAGTTGCGGCGTTTGTCATGCATGAAGTTCCAGATCGGGTAAGAGCCTTCAAAGAGATGAAGCGATTGCTAAAAACTAGCGGAAAAGCTATTGTTATTGAGTGGAAGAAAGAGCAATTTGAGATGGGGCCACCGCTGTCTGAACGTCTTGAATCAGACATCTTAATTCATGACATCGAAGCAAGTGGGATGACTGTAAATAAGGTCCACAATCTTGATCACGTCTATGTTATTGAAGCTAAATAA
- a CDS encoding solute carrier family 26 protein, which yields MKRLKHWFPLFDTLSSYNIQRDLRGDVNAGLIVAIMLIPQGMAYAMLAGLPPVIGLYASTVPILIYALFGTSKQLAVGPVAMVSLLVFSGVSGLAEPGSSEYVSLVFLLALMVGVIQLLMGVLKLGVVTKFISHAVISGFTSAAAVIIGFSQMKHLLGIELAASNNVFLITGEIVTRLNDIHLPTLYIGLGSILLLVVLKKKLKNFPGPLVVVVLSMVTIFVFSLDQIGVAIIREVPAGLPPLWFPPLESTLVMALLPTAIAISIIGFVESYAMANVIATKEKYHVHPNRELSGLGLSNIGASFFSGYPVTGGFSRSAVNYEAGAKTPLASVITAILILITLQFFTSWFYYLPQAVLAAIILVAVYNLIDVKEAVYLWKVKRMDGITLAVTFFSTLSFGIEWGIGIGVIFSLLVFLYQSSNPHIAELGYVPELRSYRNVNRFKETIREAHIIIIRIDSPLYFANMEVIKRFLRNQLQKKPSVEQVVLDFSGVNNMDAIALVKLEEWIRTERDHHQRSTTLVNVKGPVRDMLSKAGWTYKFGEHIQYPTLEMAVDDLRAKF from the coding sequence TTGAAGAGGTTGAAGCATTGGTTTCCTTTATTTGATACGTTATCATCATATAATATTCAGCGTGATTTACGAGGAGATGTGAATGCGGGATTGATTGTGGCGATTATGCTGATTCCTCAAGGGATGGCTTATGCGATGCTTGCGGGATTGCCGCCTGTAATCGGCTTATATGCATCGACAGTTCCAATTCTTATTTATGCCTTGTTCGGGACGTCGAAACAGCTGGCAGTTGGTCCTGTGGCGATGGTTTCTTTGCTCGTTTTTTCTGGTGTTTCTGGATTGGCCGAGCCCGGATCAAGTGAATACGTATCGCTTGTCTTTCTGCTGGCTCTCATGGTTGGTGTGATCCAGCTATTAATGGGGGTATTGAAGCTTGGCGTTGTGACGAAATTCATTTCCCATGCTGTTATAAGTGGATTTACGTCTGCTGCAGCAGTGATCATTGGCTTTAGTCAAATGAAGCATTTATTAGGGATTGAGTTGGCGGCGTCAAACAATGTCTTTCTTATTACCGGAGAAATAGTCACCCGGCTAAACGACATTCACTTGCCAACACTCTACATTGGGTTAGGAAGTATTTTGTTATTAGTTGTACTTAAAAAAAAGCTAAAAAACTTTCCAGGTCCATTAGTCGTTGTTGTTTTAAGTATGGTTACAATTTTTGTGTTCAGCCTTGATCAAATAGGTGTGGCCATTATTAGAGAGGTGCCAGCGGGATTACCACCACTTTGGTTCCCCCCTTTGGAGAGCACTCTTGTTATGGCTCTTCTCCCGACTGCCATTGCGATTTCGATCATTGGTTTTGTCGAGTCTTATGCGATGGCAAATGTAATCGCTACAAAAGAAAAATACCACGTCCACCCGAATCGTGAACTATCAGGGCTAGGATTATCAAACATTGGCGCTTCGTTTTTTTCTGGATATCCGGTTACAGGAGGCTTTTCACGTTCAGCTGTAAACTATGAAGCAGGGGCAAAAACTCCGTTAGCATCTGTTATTACCGCTATTCTTATCTTGATTACGCTGCAGTTTTTTACGTCTTGGTTTTATTATTTGCCTCAAGCAGTTTTAGCTGCGATTATTCTAGTTGCAGTGTATAATTTAATAGATGTAAAAGAAGCCGTTTATCTTTGGAAGGTGAAACGGATGGATGGGATTACGCTTGCCGTTACCTTTTTTTCGACTTTATCTTTTGGTATTGAATGGGGAATAGGGATCGGTGTGATTTTCTCACTCCTCGTCTTTTTATATCAAAGCAGTAACCCTCATATTGCAGAGCTTGGGTACGTACCTGAACTGAGGAGTTATCGAAATGTAAACCGTTTTAAGGAAACGATACGTGAAGCCCACATAATAATCATACGTATTGATTCTCCGCTGTATTTTGCTAATATGGAAGTTATTAAACGTTTTCTTCGTAATCAGTTACAAAAAAAGCCTAGTGTGGAACAGGTTGTCCTTGATTTTTCCGGAGTCAATAACATGGATGCTATCGCTTTAGTTAAACTAGAAGAGTGGATCCGTACAGAGAGAGATCATCATCAGAGATCCACAACGCTAGTAAATGTGAAAGGTCCGGTGCGAGATATGCTGAGTAAAGCAGGATGGACCTACAAATTTGGTGAACATATACAATATCCAACGCTTGAAATGGCGGTGGATGACTTAAGAGCAAAATTTTAA
- a CDS encoding thioredoxin family protein, with product MKTIQSLEHANSILKEERAVLVLLKSYNCSVCDAVQVQLTEWLKGRAMLTVLKAQIEDVPEVSGQWTVFTAPNLVLFVDGKEIWRGSRFIRWEELDDVVGCYIDSGKK from the coding sequence ATGAAAACCATTCAATCTCTTGAGCATGCAAATTCAATCTTAAAAGAGGAAAGGGCAGTTCTTGTGCTTTTAAAATCTTATAACTGCTCTGTATGTGATGCCGTACAAGTTCAGTTAACTGAGTGGTTGAAAGGCCGAGCAATGCTTACCGTGTTGAAAGCACAGATTGAAGATGTTCCGGAAGTGTCAGGGCAATGGACTGTTTTTACAGCACCGAATCTTGTTTTATTCGTTGATGGGAAAGAAATATGGCGTGGTTCTCGGTTTATTCGCTGGGAAGAGCTTGACGATGTTGTGGGGTGCTATATTGACAGCGGTAAGAAATGA
- a CDS encoding YheC/YheD family protein, which produces MANNQLGIFVTHNIIRKMLDQSAPDRDMDIVRANEGFGMNMIYFSRKDIDYEKNRVLGTYFNQNQKKWEQREFSFPTLLYRRVGGLKKTQNKKLQAFLRKNNVRFVNYIDGFNKWEMYQVLSKNSSLNVHLPNTKLYRNPIDLSVMIAKYKHVYLKGVKGGKGRQVMSVKKVGRSYECCYFRKRLRRIRLRHFHLLIRKIKQFYKGQPFIIQQPIQLLKLKGRLLDIRAEVQRDGKNNLQVVGECMRWGNARSPITTHANSYPLETFLRKNLRYREKDVKRLQKKIKRVVTNVSRELDLKYGSVGEIGVDLGLDRRGRLWLIECNSRSSKVSLEKAYGREKRREAYKMLLAYTQRMLKGGTV; this is translated from the coding sequence ATGGCGAATAACCAGTTGGGCATTTTTGTTACGCACAATATCATTAGGAAAATGCTAGATCAGTCCGCTCCGGATCGGGATATGGATATCGTGAGGGCAAATGAAGGTTTTGGAATGAACATGATTTACTTTTCAAGAAAAGATATTGATTACGAAAAGAATAGAGTGTTAGGGACTTATTTTAATCAAAATCAGAAAAAGTGGGAGCAAAGAGAATTTTCTTTCCCAACCTTACTTTATCGAAGGGTAGGAGGTTTGAAAAAAACACAAAATAAGAAGCTGCAAGCGTTTCTTAGAAAAAACAACGTTCGCTTTGTTAATTACATTGACGGCTTTAACAAATGGGAGATGTATCAGGTTCTAAGTAAGAATTCATCGCTGAATGTACATCTTCCTAATACTAAGCTGTATCGAAATCCTATAGATTTAAGCGTGATGATCGCAAAGTATAAACACGTTTATTTAAAAGGGGTCAAAGGCGGAAAAGGGCGACAAGTCATGAGTGTAAAAAAAGTAGGAAGAAGCTATGAATGCTGTTATTTTCGTAAGCGATTAAGAAGAATTCGCCTGAGGCATTTTCATTTACTCATTCGAAAAATTAAGCAATTTTACAAAGGTCAACCGTTTATCATTCAACAGCCGATTCAACTTTTGAAACTCAAAGGACGCCTGTTAGACATACGAGCGGAAGTGCAGCGTGATGGAAAAAACAATCTTCAAGTAGTAGGCGAGTGTATGCGGTGGGGTAACGCGCGTTCACCGATTACCACTCATGCAAATAGTTATCCATTAGAAACGTTTTTAAGAAAAAACTTGCGATATAGAGAGAAAGACGTGAAGAGGCTACAAAAGAAAATCAAGCGGGTGGTTACGAATGTGAGTCGCGAATTGGATTTGAAATACGGAAGTGTTGGTGAAATCGGTGTGGACTTAGGCTTGGATCGACGTGGAAGGCTTTGGCTTATTGAGTGCAACTCCAGAAGTTCGAAGGTCTCTCTTGAAAAAGCTTACGGCCGTGAAAAGAGACGTGAAGCCTATAAAATGCTATTAGCATACACGCAACGGATGTTGAAAGGGGGGACGGTGTAA
- a CDS encoding lmo0937 family membrane protein, with protein sequence MLWTIIGILIVLWLFGLLLDLAGGIVHLLLVIALIVLIVKMIRGRS encoded by the coding sequence ATGCTATGGACAATTATTGGTATTTTGATTGTACTTTGGTTATTCGGCCTGTTACTTGATTTGGCGGGCGGTATTGTTCATCTTCTGCTTGTGATCGCGCTTATTGTATTGATCGTAAAAATGATTCGCGGAAGATCATAG
- a CDS encoding TetR/AcrR family transcriptional regulator, with protein MTNITANKIKKSALTLFVEYGYDSTSLTAIGNEVGIKKQSIYAHFKNKDDLFLKVMNQVINDEIIELSDYFSREKNESLYHTLYHFILHLKERYISDGESNIKFLLKMMFTPPNHLQEIVISRVFTYYEQLHHYIEEVFVSRKDCLMTDAESGTISFLNFIDGLLVELVYSSLESFEKRFKISWEIYWRGIVK; from the coding sequence ATGACGAATATAACAGCAAACAAAATTAAAAAGAGCGCATTAACTCTTTTTGTTGAATATGGATATGATAGCACCTCCCTTACCGCTATTGGGAATGAAGTAGGGATTAAAAAGCAGTCGATTTACGCCCATTTTAAAAATAAAGATGATTTATTTTTAAAAGTGATGAACCAAGTCATAAACGACGAAATAATCGAGTTAAGTGATTATTTTTCCCGTGAAAAAAATGAATCGCTTTATCACACCTTGTATCATTTTATTCTTCATTTAAAAGAAAGATATATATCTGATGGAGAAAGTAATATAAAGTTTTTGCTTAAAATGATGTTTACACCTCCAAACCACTTGCAAGAAATCGTAATTTCAAGAGTTTTTACTTACTATGAACAGTTACATCATTATATAGAGGAAGTATTTGTTTCTCGTAAAGATTGTTTAATGACAGATGCAGAAAGTGGAACGATTTCTTTTCTCAATTTTATTGACGGGCTGCTAGTTGAATTAGTTTACTCCAGCCTTGAAAGCTTTGAAAAAAGATTTAAAATATCTTGGGAAATTTATTGGCGCGGGATCGTAAAGTAG
- a CDS encoding aspartate aminotransferase family protein: MKKHVVEKTSQPEHLKKLDTAHYFHPTTPLKLHQQTGPGLIIKEGKGIHVTDVYDDVYIDGVSSLWNVNIGYGREEMAEVAKEQIMKLSYGSSFFNNSNDKVIQLAEKLANLTPGNLDVSFFTSGGSESNETAFKMVRHYWKLKGKPERTKIIALDLSYHGVTMGATSATGVREFDHMITSSAPGFLHAKPYLTACEKGDHSHPEFENSIRGIVEKEGPETIAAVILEPIQGVGGINIPPEGYLKAVRELCDTFGIFMIADEVICGFGRTGKMFGVDHWEVVPDLMSVAKGITSGYMQLGAVLLKPELRDELAEMSDDVFFHGFTYSGHPTACAVALKNLEILENENLVNNSKNMGEELLTGLKYLEEKHKVTTKARTTGLLGAIELFADRDTGKAFDPALHAAQQVVEECLNRNLILRPLSFGGMNAVALAPPLIATKGDIETIIERLSDSIHAFETKVL, encoded by the coding sequence GTGAAAAAACATGTTGTAGAAAAAACAAGTCAACCTGAACACTTGAAGAAGTTAGATACGGCACACTATTTTCATCCAACGACCCCACTAAAATTGCATCAACAAACTGGCCCTGGATTGATCATTAAAGAAGGAAAAGGTATTCATGTAACAGATGTGTACGATGACGTTTATATCGATGGTGTCTCTTCATTATGGAATGTAAATATCGGCTATGGACGCGAAGAAATGGCTGAAGTCGCTAAGGAACAAATCATGAAGCTTTCTTACGGATCTTCATTTTTCAATAACTCTAATGATAAGGTCATCCAACTCGCAGAGAAGCTTGCCAATCTAACTCCTGGTAACCTCGATGTAAGCTTTTTCACCTCTGGTGGATCTGAATCTAACGAAACTGCCTTTAAAATGGTTCGGCATTATTGGAAACTAAAAGGGAAGCCAGAACGGACTAAAATTATTGCCCTGGACTTGAGTTATCACGGCGTAACGATGGGAGCTACGAGTGCAACAGGTGTCCGTGAATTTGACCATATGATTACTTCATCAGCTCCAGGCTTTTTGCACGCGAAACCTTATTTAACTGCTTGTGAAAAAGGAGACCATTCCCATCCTGAATTTGAAAACAGTATTAGAGGCATTGTCGAAAAAGAAGGTCCAGAAACAATTGCTGCCGTCATTTTAGAGCCTATTCAAGGAGTAGGCGGAATTAACATTCCCCCTGAAGGATACCTTAAAGCGGTTCGCGAATTGTGTGATACGTTTGGCATTTTTATGATAGCAGATGAAGTTATCTGTGGTTTTGGTAGAACGGGAAAAATGTTTGGTGTAGATCATTGGGAAGTTGTTCCGGACTTAATGTCCGTCGCTAAAGGAATCACAAGTGGATATATGCAGCTTGGTGCCGTTCTGCTTAAACCAGAACTTAGGGACGAACTAGCAGAAATGTCAGACGACGTATTCTTCCATGGCTTTACCTACAGCGGACACCCAACTGCCTGTGCTGTTGCATTAAAAAACCTTGAAATCTTAGAAAATGAAAACCTTGTTAATAACTCCAAAAACATGGGTGAAGAATTATTAACAGGCTTAAAGTATCTTGAAGAGAAACACAAGGTGACAACAAAAGCTAGAACAACAGGATTATTAGGGGCCATCGAACTGTTTGCAGATCGTGACACCGGTAAAGCATTTGACCCGGCCTTACATGCTGCACAACAAGTTGTAGAAGAATGCTTGAACAGAAATCTCATTTTAAGACCTCTTTCCTTTGGCGGAATGAATGCTGTTGCACTTGCCCCTCCTTTAATCGCTACTAAAGGAGATATCGAAACAATCATTGAAAGACTTTCTGACTCCATTCATGCATTTGAAACGAAAGTGTTATAA